The Cellulomonas oligotrophica sequence GACCTGCCCGACACCGCGCTCGGCACGAGCGGTGCGACGCTCGCCGCCGTCGAGGAGGTCGTCGCCGAGGTCCGCCCCGACGTCGTGTACACGCACGGCGCCCACGACCGGCACCAGGACCACCGCGCGGTGCACGAGGCGACCGTGGTCGCCGCCCGCCGCGTGCCGTTCGTGGCCTGCTACCAGAGCCCGTCGTCGACCGTCGACTTCCGTCCGACGTCCTACGCGACGATCGACGGGCACGTCGAGACCAAGCTGGCGCTGCTGCGGTGCTACGCCTCGCAGTCGGCCGTACGGGTCTACCTCGACCCGGCGCTCGTCGTGGCGACGGCCCGGTACTGGTCGCGCCTGGGCGACGGGGACGCGGTCGAGCCGCTCGAGGTCGTCCGCGACGTGACGCCCGCCCACGCCGTCGCGACCACCCGCAGCACGGCGGCGGCCCCGACCGCCGAGGTCTGAGGCGGAGCGGGACGACGTCCTGCGCCCGCGACCCGTCCGCGGACGGCGTCGAGCCCGCGCGCCCAGGCCCGACCGGCCCGACAGGGCTGCTCAGCGGGTGACGAAGAAGAGGCGGGCCCGCTTGGTGGGCAGGTCGACCTCCGGGCCGAGCTCGGCGCCGAAGAGGAGGGCCCGGCGCAGCATGGGGGTGTTGCGGGCGTCGGGCTCGCCGACCAGTCGCCGCACGCCGGGCTGGTCGAAGAGCACGTCCGCCAGCGCGACGAACAGCCGGCTCGTCCAGCCGGTGCCGCGGACGTGCGCGGGCCGCCCGCCCAGCAGGACGTGCAGGCCGAGGTCGCCGGGCTGCACGTCGTAGACCTCGCCGACGGGGTCGAGCGCGGGCTCGTAGACCTGCAGGAGCACCACCGGCGCGCCGTCGAGGCGGACGAGCAGCGCGTGGTGGTGGTCGAGGCGGTCGACGTACGCGTACGTCTCGCGCAGCTCCTCGCGGGTCAGCTCCGCCAGGCCCCAGAACTGGGTGCCGCGGGCCGTGACCCACGCGTGCAGCACGTCGAGCTCGGCGTCCGGGTCGAGCACCGTCGTGGTGAGGGTGCCGAGGCCCGGCAGGTCGCGCTCGTCGACGGTGCCGCCGCGGCCGAGGGCGGCCAGGTGCGCCGTGACGCGGTCGGGGGCGGTCGCCGTCACGGGCGGTCCCCCGCGTCGTCCGGGTGGTCGGAGCCGTGCTCGCGCGTGAGGGCGTCCCACGCGGTGACGACCTGGACCGTCTCCGCCGCGGCCCAGCCGGGGTGCTGGTCGGCGAAGTGCTCCGACGCCGGGTCGCCGGCGCTGCCGAACGGCACGCCCCAGCGGCTGGCGTCGCGGTCGGCGAGGTCCCACACCCAGCGGGCCACGGAGCCACGGAACGCCCGGTCGGTGACGCCCGGCACGGTGCCGGTGCAGCGCACGGTGTCCTGGTCGCCGCCGAGCGGCACCGGCGGGACGACGGGGACGGCGGCGCCGGGCACCTCGGCGAGCACGTGGGTGGGGCGCACGGTGTGCCGGTCGCCCCAGGTGCCCACCTGCCCGCCGGCGACCTGCTCGAGCGCGGCCCGCACGTGCGCGGGACCGTCACCCACGAGGTCGGGGCGGGCCAGCAGGCCGGGGAGCACGGCGGCGACGCGGCCGCGCAGGCCGAACCACGCGTCCCAGGCCTCGCCGAGGCCGTGCGGCGCGGCGAGCGGTGCCAGGCCGGGCTCGGCGCACAGCCGCACGACGAGCGCGGACCGCAGCGCCGCGAAGAGCCCGGCGCCGACCGAGCCGGCGTCCATGCGCCGGTCCCAGGCCAGCAGCCGGGTGCGCACGGCGGCGACGGCGGGGCTCAGGGTCGGGGAGCCGGGCGCGACGGCGTCCGCCACGAGCGCGAGCAGGGGCTCCGCACCGGCCAGGTGCGTGTCGGCGTGGATCTCCGCCATGTCCGGCGGCCCGAGGGGGCGGTCGCGGCGCTCCGCGAGCAGCGCGCGGACGCGGTCGCCGCGGTGGGGCGCGTAGACGCTGCCGTGGTCGCGGGCCGGGTCGGCGGGGCGCTCGTTGGCGTCGGCGGCCTGGTCCGTCACGACCGTCGGCGGGGCCAGGGGACGCCACGGACGGGGCACGTGCGGGGGCTCCCAGGCGTCGAGCGGCAGCAGACGCTGCTCGGGCGGGCGGTCGGCGGCGCGCCCGGCGTCGAACGCCAGCACGGTGCCGTCGGCGTCGGCGGCCAGCACCCGGTTGACGGGGTCGACCCAGCCGGCCATCGCCGCGGCCACGTCGTGCGCGGTGCGGGCGCGCAGCAGGGGGCGCAGGCAGCCGAACCCGAGGTCGTCGTCGACGCGGGCCTGCAGGCGCAGCGCGTACCCGGCCTCGAGGTGCACGGCGACGAGCGGCACGGTCTCCTGCTCGCCCGCGGGGCGGCCGTCGTCGGGCACGTCGTCGACGGCCGCGGAGGTCGAGCCCTGCGGGTCGGGCGCGTGCGCACCCGCCCACGCCGGGTCGTGCGGGTCGAGGCCGCGGACCACGACGACGCCGCGGGCAGTCTCCAGCACCTCGACGTCCACGGGTGCGCCGCCGCGGACAAGCACCTGCTCCGTCGTCGCGTCGCACGGCTCCCAGCAGCCGGGCCCGCGGGCCTCCCACCGGCCGTCGCGCCGCCCGCCGGTGCGGCGCAGCAGCTCGCGGAACAGCTCGCCGGAGTGCGCGACCGCGTTCGTGATGCCCCACGCGGTAGTACCGGTGTGCGCGAAGTGCGGCACCCCCGGCACGCCGGGGAACGCGAGACCCAGCACGTCGTACGCGTCGCACGCGAGACGCACCTGCTGGTAGACGCCCGGCAGCTCGAGCACGCGGTGCGGGTCGCCGGCCAGCAGGGGGTGCCCGGACGTGGTGCGGGACCCGTGCAGGGCCCACGCGTTGGAGCCGCTGCCCGGGTCGTCGGCCGCGGGCTCGAACAGCCGCACGAGGTCGAGCGGGTCCGTGCCGGCCAGGCCCGGGTGCCCGGACGCGCGGGCGGCGCGCACCAGGTGGTCGTGCCAGAGCACGCGCGGCGCGGACGAGAACAGCGCGTGGTTGACCAGGAAGACCGCCAGCGGCGCCCAGGCCGGCCACGGGTCCCAGCCCGTGGTGCCGCCCAGCACGCGGTCGAGCTCGACGACCTCCGCCACCGGCCCGGCGGCCGCGAGCCCGGCGTTGACCCCGTCGACGTACGCGCCGACCCAGGCGCGGTCGTCGTCGCCGAGGGCGGCGTACGCGCGCTGCGCGGTGGACGCGAACCGGGCGCGGCGCGCGAGCACGTCCCACGCCACGCCCGCGGGGCCGACGTGCTCGGCCATCCGCCCCTGGGCGCGCCACAGGTCGGTCTGCACCTGCCACGCCCGGTCGCGCGCGGTGACCCAGCCCTGCCCGTACGCCAGCGCACGCTCGTCGGACGCGCGCACGTGCGGGACGCCCTGGGCGTCCCGGAAGACCTCGAAGCTCACGTCAGGAAGTCTCGTGCACGCCCGCAGCCGCGTGCTCCTGCCCGGCGACGGCACCGCGCGCGACCGGGTTGGCCAGCGTCCCGGCGTAGATCAGCGACGACGACTGGTCGGTGAGGTCGACCATCTGCAGCGTGTTGCGCAGCTGCAGCCGGTTGAGGCACGAGTGCGCGAACCGCGCGGCGCGCAGGTCGACGCCGGAGGGCAGGTCGGGGTGGTCGGCCAGGTGCCCGTCGACCGTCTCGGCGACGACGCCCCAGAACTCGCCCTCGGTCATGACCTCGTCGAGCACGAGGATGGCGGCGAGGTGCCGCAGCACGCCGTCGAGCACGTCGGTGAACACCGCCAGGGCCTTCTCGGCGTCGTCGACGGGGTGCCGGACCCGCTCGACGGACGCGGGCAGCACGGGCCGGTCGGACAGGACGGCGACCTCCTCGCCGATGTCCTTGAGGAACGCCCCGACGGGCACGTGGTCGGCGAGCTCGAGGATGACGTTCTCGCCGTGCGGCATGAACGCCAGGTCGTGCGCGCGCAGGCAGTGCACGAGCGGCCGCAGGTAGACCCGCAGGTACGCGCGCAGCCAGTCCGCGGGCGCCAGGCCCGACGCCCGCACGGCGGCCGTGGCGTAGGCGTCGCCGGCGCCGTCGCGGTGCAGCAGCGCGGCCATGGTCGCCAGGCGGTGCCCGGCAGGCACGCGCGTGAGGGGCTGCTCGCGCCACAGGGCCGCGATGAGCTTGCGGTGCGCGTTGGGGCGGGCCGTGCGGTGGTACGCGTCGCCCGTGTACCCGATCGACGCGCGCTCGCGCAGCACCCGCACGCCGCACGCGACGAGCTCGGGGTCGTTCTCGACGAGGTCGGCGACCCAGTCGTTGATGGCGGGCGTCGCGCGCATGTACGCGGGCGAGAGCCCGCGCAGGAACCCCATGTTCTGCACGCCGAGGGCCGTCTTGACGTAGTGCCGGTCGGGCCGGGACACGTTGAGGAACGTGCGCACGGACTGCTGCGCGCGGTACTCGTCCGCTGACTCCCCCAGCAGCACGAGGTCGCGGCGCGCCACGTCGGGCGCGAACGTCACGGCGACCTTGTGCTCCCACTGCCAGGGGTGCACGGGCAGGTAGCGGTACTCGGCGGGGTCGAGGCCGAGCGCGCGGAGCCGGTCGGCGAACGCCGCGAGCGTCGCGTCACCCAGCTCGTGCCGGTACAGCGCGTCCTCGGTGAGCCCGTCGCCGGTGGCGACGTGGCTCAGCGCGCGACGCGCGGCGAGCCACACCAGCCGCACCGGCCGGGCCGCCTCGGGCGCGTACGCGTCGTGCTCCCCGACGCCCAGGCCGATCCGGCCGTTGTTGGCCACGAAGCCGGGGTGCCCCTCGGTCATCGCGGCCTCGACGGTCGCCAGGTCGGCGTCGAGCAGCTCGGCGACGGCCGGCCCGCCGCGGTGGTGCTTGTACGCGGCGGACGCCAGCGTGGCCGCGAGCTCCTCCAGGTACAGGGCGAGCAGGTCGTCGGGGATCCGCAGCAGCGGCTGCAGCTCCAGCACGAGCTCCTGCACGTCCAGCGGCGCGGGTGTGCCGTCGACCTCGCGCAGCAGGCTCGCCTCGTCCACGGCCCAGTGCTCGAGCGCCAGGCGGCGGGCCCGGAACCGGTACGTCACGGCACCGCCGTCGAGGGCGTCGAGCGCGAGGACGTACGCGCCGTCGGCGGACGCGGCGCGGTCGCGGGACGGGGCGAGGAGCCGCTCGTGCGTCAGCTCGGCGATCGCCTTGGCCACGAGGTGGCGCTGCGCCGCGGCCATCGCCTCGGGCGTCAGGTGGGCGGCCGGGTGGGGTGCGGGGTGCGTCGTCGTGCGCGGGCCCGACCCGGTCAGGGCGGGCTCGGCGACGGTGGGTGCTGCGGTCATGACGGGTCCTCGGTGGTTTGGGGCGGGGCGAGCGGCAGGCCCGGCGGGGCGGCGGGCGGCTCGGCGGCACGGCGTCGGGCCCGGGCCCGACGACGCGGGCCGAGGGTGCCGACGCTCGCGGCGGCCGGCGGCAGCGGCGGCTGCCCGAGGCGGGAGCGCGCGAAGTCCTCGCGCGTGCACACCGACAGCGCGGCACGCTTGGTGCCGAGCTGCACCTCCTGCACGACGCGGAACCCGCCGGCGGCGTTCTTCGCGGCGATCGGGGCGTTGTTCACGTCGGGCTCGACGACGACGCGGTCGGCGTGCAGCGTGGCGAAGCAGAACCGCAGCGTCGCGGCCATGACGGCGTCGGTGAGGCCGTGCAGCGGCGCGGCCTCGGGCGGGGCCACCAGCAGGTGCATGCCCACGTCGCCGGGACGGGCGTCGAACACCTCGTCGAGCAGCACCCGCGCGGGGTCGTACGTCTCGACCATGAACGTCGGGCGCCCCGCGACCCGCCCGAGCCACGCGTGCTCGTGCGGGGACGCGGCGAGCGCGAGCTCGTAGGCGAGGATCTCGGGCAGCCCGAGGTGGTCCATCTGCCAGAACCGGGACGCGGGGTGCGTCAGCCAGGAGTGCAGCAGCAGCGCGTCGCGGTGCGGGACCACCCGGTCGAGGCGGATCGGGCCGATGCGGCGCCACGCCTCGGCGGGGGCGGTCGCGGTCGGCAGCATCGTCGTCTCGGCGCTGCGGCGCACGGGCCGCAGCACGGGCACGCCGGGCCCGGTGACGGGACGCGGCGCGGGGTCGCCCGCCGGGGTCGGGACGCGCGGCCCGTCCGCCGGACGCGCCGCGTCCCCGGGTGCGGCCGGGTCGTCCGCGACGTCGGGCGGGGCGCCCAGGCGCACGTGCCG is a genomic window containing:
- a CDS encoding GNAT family N-acetyltransferase, giving the protein MTATAPDRVTAHLAALGRGGTVDERDLPGLGTLTTTVLDPDAELDVLHAWVTARGTQFWGLAELTREELRETYAYVDRLDHHHALLVRLDGAPVVLLQVYEPALDPVGEVYDVQPGDLGLHVLLGGRPAHVRGTGWTSRLFVALADVLFDQPGVRRLVGEPDARNTPMLRRALLFGAELGPEVDLPTKRARLFFVTR
- a CDS encoding penicillin acylase family protein; protein product: MSFEVFRDAQGVPHVRASDERALAYGQGWVTARDRAWQVQTDLWRAQGRMAEHVGPAGVAWDVLARRARFASTAQRAYAALGDDDRAWVGAYVDGVNAGLAAAGPVAEVVELDRVLGGTTGWDPWPAWAPLAVFLVNHALFSSAPRVLWHDHLVRAARASGHPGLAGTDPLDLVRLFEPAADDPGSGSNAWALHGSRTTSGHPLLAGDPHRVLELPGVYQQVRLACDAYDVLGLAFPGVPGVPHFAHTGTTAWGITNAVAHSGELFRELLRRTGGRRDGRWEARGPGCWEPCDATTEQVLVRGGAPVDVEVLETARGVVVVRGLDPHDPAWAGAHAPDPQGSTSAAVDDVPDDGRPAGEQETVPLVAVHLEAGYALRLQARVDDDLGFGCLRPLLRARTAHDVAAAMAGWVDPVNRVLAADADGTVLAFDAGRAADRPPEQRLLPLDAWEPPHVPRPWRPLAPPTVVTDQAADANERPADPARDHGSVYAPHRGDRVRALLAERRDRPLGPPDMAEIHADTHLAGAEPLLALVADAVAPGSPTLSPAVAAVRTRLLAWDRRMDAGSVGAGLFAALRSALVVRLCAEPGLAPLAAPHGLGEAWDAWFGLRGRVAAVLPGLLARPDLVGDGPAHVRAALEQVAGGQVGTWGDRHTVRPTHVLAEVPGAAVPVVPPVPLGGDQDTVRCTGTVPGVTDRAFRGSVARWVWDLADRDASRWGVPFGSAGDPASEHFADQHPGWAAAETVQVVTAWDALTREHGSDHPDDAGDRP
- a CDS encoding IucA/IucC family protein; translated protein: MTAAPTVAEPALTGSGPRTTTHPAPHPAAHLTPEAMAAAQRHLVAKAIAELTHERLLAPSRDRAASADGAYVLALDALDGGAVTYRFRARRLALEHWAVDEASLLREVDGTPAPLDVQELVLELQPLLRIPDDLLALYLEELAATLASAAYKHHRGGPAVAELLDADLATVEAAMTEGHPGFVANNGRIGLGVGEHDAYAPEAARPVRLVWLAARRALSHVATGDGLTEDALYRHELGDATLAAFADRLRALGLDPAEYRYLPVHPWQWEHKVAVTFAPDVARRDLVLLGESADEYRAQQSVRTFLNVSRPDRHYVKTALGVQNMGFLRGLSPAYMRATPAINDWVADLVENDPELVACGVRVLRERASIGYTGDAYHRTARPNAHRKLIAALWREQPLTRVPAGHRLATMAALLHRDGAGDAYATAAVRASGLAPADWLRAYLRVYLRPLVHCLRAHDLAFMPHGENVILELADHVPVGAFLKDIGEEVAVLSDRPVLPASVERVRHPVDDAEKALAVFTDVLDGVLRHLAAILVLDEVMTEGEFWGVVAETVDGHLADHPDLPSGVDLRAARFAHSCLNRLQLRNTLQMVDLTDQSSSLIYAGTLANPVARGAVAGQEHAAAGVHETS
- a CDS encoding GNAT family N-acetyltransferase codes for the protein MTGRHVRLGAPPDVADDPAAPGDAARPADGPRVPTPAGDPAPRPVTGPGVPVLRPVRRSAETTMLPTATAPAEAWRRIGPIRLDRVVPHRDALLLHSWLTHPASRFWQMDHLGLPEILAYELALAASPHEHAWLGRVAGRPTFMVETYDPARVLLDEVFDARPGDVGMHLLVAPPEAAPLHGLTDAVMAATLRFCFATLHADRVVVEPDVNNAPIAAKNAAGGFRVVQEVQLGTKRAALSVCTREDFARSRLGQPPLPPAAASVGTLGPRRRARARRRAAEPPAAPPGLPLAPPQTTEDPS